One Thermoplasma volcanium GSS1 genomic window carries:
- the fdhF gene encoding formate dehydrogenase subunit alpha yields the protein MIVVEVGEVIEFYAGSKSLKGEKNQTILQALLLNGIDIPHICYHPSLGPINTCDTCLVDMNGKIVRSCSTYLEQGAKIDYNSNRVLELQREAVQRMLHNHDLYCTVCDNNNGDCPLHNAVHDLEIDNQKYPYEPKPYPVDDSNPFYVYDPNQCILCGRCVEACQDVQVNETLSIDWSRERPRVVWDNDVPINESSCVSCGHCVTVCPVNALMEKTMLGKAGFLTGLEKNTKQKMIDVVKSIEPEITMSPIMAISNIESKMRSSRIKKTKTVCTYCGVGCSFEMWTMGREILKVQPQPESPANGISTCIKGKFGWDFVNSKERLTSPLIRDGERFRRATWEEALDLVAKKLREIKDKYGGDAIEFIASSKGTNEEAYLMQKLARQVFGTNNVDNSSRFCQAPATTGLWRTVGYGGDSGSIQDIYMADLVIAIGTNTAESHPVLATRVKRAHKLNGQKLIVSDLRMHEMARRADLFLHPKPGTDIVWLSAVTKYILDKGWEDKSFIRERVSGFEDYVKSLEPFTMEFAEEATGISKETLMKVANMIHEAKNMVILWAMGVTQHQAGSDTSTAISNLLLITGNYGRHGTGAYPLRGHNNVQGASDFGAMNAYLPGYQPVSDPTVRKKFEDAWHCTIPEKPGLDNNTCLEGIMNGKIRAMYVVGEELVETGSDSNFIRDQLEKLDFLVVEDLFLSETAKYADVVLPASASLEKEGTFVNTERRIQRIYEVMAPLPGTRPDWQIIQDIANRLGARWNYGHPSEIMEEAASLSPIFAGVRYELLEGFKSLQWPVRSDGKDSPLLYEKEFNFPDGKARLYPLKYNPPLSSGLEFDLHLNNGRLLEHFHEGNETYKSPGIRSKVPGTFVEVSPDLAKERGLETGDLVRITSEYGSIKVSVLVSDRVSGKELYMPMNASGDSAVNLLTGRLMDPTAHTPAYKEVSVRLEKITGKRGPPPLPSTNPRNAIPHPQIGVQVEKKWARKDYVKLTTE from the coding sequence TTGATAGTTGTGGAAGTTGGTGAAGTTATAGAGTTTTATGCTGGCAGTAAGTCGCTCAAAGGAGAAAAAAATCAGACAATATTGCAAGCGCTTTTGCTAAATGGTATCGATATTCCACACATATGTTACCATCCAAGCCTTGGCCCTATAAACACTTGCGATACATGCCTTGTAGATATGAACGGAAAAATTGTACGTTCATGTTCCACTTATTTAGAGCAGGGAGCCAAGATAGATTACAATTCAAATAGGGTTCTAGAACTGCAAAGGGAAGCTGTTCAAAGAATGCTGCACAATCATGACTTGTACTGTACGGTCTGCGACAACAACAACGGAGATTGCCCTCTTCACAATGCTGTACATGACCTTGAAATAGATAACCAGAAGTATCCCTACGAACCAAAACCGTACCCTGTGGATGATTCTAATCCGTTCTACGTCTACGATCCGAATCAATGCATATTATGTGGCCGATGCGTTGAGGCATGCCAAGACGTACAGGTCAACGAAACCCTGAGTATAGACTGGAGCAGGGAAAGGCCAAGAGTTGTGTGGGACAACGACGTTCCCATAAATGAATCTTCGTGCGTATCGTGTGGCCATTGTGTTACTGTTTGCCCTGTTAATGCGTTAATGGAAAAGACAATGTTAGGCAAGGCCGGTTTCCTCACAGGTTTAGAAAAGAATACGAAGCAGAAGATGATAGACGTGGTAAAATCTATAGAGCCAGAAATAACAATGTCTCCAATAATGGCCATAAGCAACATCGAATCAAAGATGCGCTCCAGCAGGATAAAGAAGACAAAAACAGTCTGTACATACTGCGGAGTAGGCTGCTCCTTTGAGATGTGGACAATGGGAAGGGAAATTTTAAAGGTTCAGCCGCAGCCTGAATCACCAGCGAACGGGATATCTACATGCATAAAGGGAAAGTTTGGCTGGGACTTTGTTAACAGCAAAGAAAGGCTAACAAGCCCCCTAATAAGGGATGGCGAAAGGTTCAGGAGGGCTACATGGGAAGAGGCTTTGGATCTAGTGGCAAAAAAGCTAAGGGAGATAAAGGACAAGTATGGTGGGGATGCCATAGAGTTCATAGCGTCCTCGAAGGGCACTAACGAGGAAGCGTATCTAATGCAGAAACTGGCCCGCCAAGTATTTGGTACGAATAACGTCGACAACAGCTCTAGGTTCTGTCAGGCCCCAGCAACTACTGGCCTTTGGCGCACTGTAGGTTACGGGGGAGATTCCGGCTCTATACAGGACATATACATGGCGGATCTTGTAATAGCCATTGGTACAAATACAGCTGAATCCCATCCTGTACTTGCAACGAGGGTTAAGAGGGCACACAAGCTCAATGGGCAAAAACTGATCGTGTCCGATCTAAGGATGCATGAGATGGCACGGAGGGCAGACTTATTCCTGCATCCAAAGCCAGGGACGGATATCGTATGGCTTAGCGCTGTAACTAAATATATATTGGATAAAGGCTGGGAAGATAAGAGCTTCATCAGGGAAAGAGTAAGTGGCTTTGAAGATTATGTTAAGAGCCTAGAGCCTTTCACAATGGAATTTGCTGAGGAAGCGACTGGTATCAGCAAGGAGACGCTGATGAAGGTTGCTAACATGATACACGAAGCTAAGAACATGGTTATCCTCTGGGCCATGGGAGTTACTCAGCATCAGGCCGGTAGTGATACTTCTACCGCTATATCGAATCTGCTCCTAATAACTGGAAACTATGGGCGACACGGTACCGGTGCATATCCCCTAAGGGGACACAATAACGTGCAGGGGGCAAGCGACTTCGGTGCGATGAATGCTTACTTGCCAGGTTATCAGCCTGTCTCAGATCCAACTGTTAGGAAGAAATTTGAAGATGCGTGGCACTGCACTATACCTGAAAAGCCAGGGCTTGATAACAATACATGCCTGGAAGGGATAATGAATGGAAAAATAAGGGCAATGTATGTAGTAGGAGAAGAACTGGTAGAAACTGGATCGGATTCAAACTTCATCAGGGATCAACTTGAAAAACTTGATTTCCTAGTTGTAGAGGATCTATTCCTCTCTGAAACGGCAAAATATGCTGACGTAGTTCTTCCTGCTTCTGCAAGCCTTGAGAAGGAAGGCACCTTCGTAAACACAGAGAGGAGGATACAGAGAATATATGAGGTTATGGCTCCGCTGCCAGGTACTAGGCCAGATTGGCAGATAATACAGGATATTGCAAACAGGCTTGGGGCTAGATGGAATTATGGGCATCCATCTGAAATAATGGAAGAGGCGGCTTCTCTTTCGCCAATATTTGCAGGAGTTAGGTATGAACTCCTTGAAGGCTTCAAAAGTTTGCAGTGGCCAGTACGTAGCGACGGGAAGGATTCCCCACTGCTCTATGAAAAAGAATTTAACTTTCCAGACGGCAAAGCAAGGCTCTATCCGCTCAAGTACAACCCGCCGCTTTCATCGGGCTTGGAATTTGATCTGCACCTTAACAACGGAAGGCTGCTGGAACATTTCCATGAGGGAAATGAAACGTACAAATCGCCAGGGATAAGATCTAAAGTGCCAGGTACGTTTGTCGAAGTCTCTCCTGATCTAGCCAAAGAGCGTGGACTGGAAACAGGCGACTTGGTTAGGATAACCTCGGAGTATGGGAGTATAAAGGTAAGCGTCCTTGTATCGGACAGAGTTTCAGGGAAAGAGCTGTATATGCCCATGAACGCGTCTGGAGATTCTGCAGTAAACTTACTTACAGGACGCTTAATGGATCCGACTGCACACACACCCGCCTACAAGGAGGTGTCTGTGAGGCTCGAGAAGATAACGGGCAAGAGAGGTCCGCCTCCGCTGCCATCAACGAATCCGAGAAATGCCATACCGCACCCACAGATAGGCGTACAGGTTGAGAAAAAATGGGCCAGAAAGGATTACGTTAAGCTTACTACGGAGTGA
- the gltA gene encoding citrate synthase — protein MPETTEEISKGLEDVNIKWTRLTTIDGNKGILRYGGYSVEDIINNGAQAEEIQYLFLYGELPNAQELKIFKENVQKGYNIPDFVINSIRQLPRESDAVAMQMAAVASMAASEIKFKWNKDTDRDVAAQMIGSMSAITANVYRHILGMPAERPKPSDSYAESFLKAAFGRNVTKEEVDAINTALILYTDHEVPASTTAGLVAVSTLSDIYSGITAALAALKGPLHGGAAEAAIAQFDEIKEPSNVEKWFNDNIINGKKRLMGFGHRVYKTYDPRAKIFKGIAENLSKNNAEVKKIYDIATKLEDLGVKQFGSKGIYPNTDYFSGIVYMSVGFPLRNNIYTALFALSRVTGWEAHFIEYVEEQQRLIRPRAVYVGPAERKFVKLPDRK, from the coding sequence ATGCCGGAAACAACTGAAGAAATTAGCAAGGGTTTGGAAGATGTCAACATTAAATGGACAAGGCTAACAACTATAGATGGAAATAAAGGTATCCTTAGATATGGGGGATACTCCGTAGAGGATATAATCAATAACGGCGCACAGGCAGAGGAGATTCAGTACCTTTTCTTATATGGAGAATTACCTAATGCACAGGAATTAAAGATCTTTAAAGAAAATGTGCAAAAAGGATATAACATTCCAGATTTCGTAATAAATTCAATTAGGCAGCTTCCAAGAGAATCAGATGCAGTTGCAATGCAGATGGCTGCAGTTGCGTCTATGGCAGCATCTGAAATAAAGTTCAAGTGGAATAAGGATACGGACAGGGATGTTGCTGCACAGATGATAGGCAGCATGTCCGCTATAACTGCAAATGTCTATAGGCATATCCTCGGTATGCCAGCTGAGAGGCCAAAACCGTCTGACAGCTATGCTGAAAGCTTCCTTAAAGCTGCCTTTGGCAGGAATGTTACAAAGGAGGAAGTAGATGCAATAAACACTGCGCTAATACTTTACACAGACCACGAGGTTCCTGCGTCAACAACTGCAGGACTTGTTGCTGTATCAACATTGAGTGATATTTACTCTGGCATAACTGCTGCTCTTGCTGCACTCAAGGGCCCGCTCCATGGTGGTGCTGCAGAAGCCGCAATAGCGCAGTTTGATGAAATAAAAGAGCCTTCAAACGTAGAGAAATGGTTCAATGACAACATAATAAACGGCAAGAAGAGGCTCATGGGATTCGGGCACAGAGTATATAAGACATATGATCCAAGGGCAAAGATATTCAAGGGAATAGCTGAGAATCTCTCCAAGAATAATGCAGAGGTAAAGAAAATATACGATATAGCCACAAAGTTGGAGGACCTCGGTGTTAAACAGTTTGGATCAAAAGGCATATACCCGAACACAGACTACTTCTCTGGCATAGTTTACATGTCCGTAGGTTTCCCCCTTAGGAACAACATATACACTGCTCTGTTTGCCCTATCAAGGGTTACTGGCTGGGAAGCACACTTCATAGAGTACGTAGAAGAACAGCAGAGATTAATAAGGCCAAGGGCTGTCTATGTTGGCCCTGCTGAGAGAAAATTTGTAAAACTACCTGACAGAAAATAA
- the fdhD gene encoding formate dehydrogenase accessory sulfurtransferase FdhD, with the protein MKAATHLNGLTSHRTLKRIDSYGWLEAEDQVAQEEPLEIKFRIGSDKEKSAGIVMRTPVHDDWLAVGFLYSEGILHDRRWINGIEGVSIEGKAQDNIVTVNIDPRNGSFDPDYRERFVNSSCGICGKSTINGIFLRMGKIKRDNIKIDPGVIVSLPVIMKGMQQLFSKTGGIHAAALFSADGKPIVTAEDIGRHNAVDKVVGFSLIEGIDTSTLILQVSGRAGFEIVEKAAIAGIPVICSVSAPSSLAIEVCESLGLTLICFVRGSSFNVYTHAERIMI; encoded by the coding sequence GTGAAAGCTGCAACTCACTTGAATGGTTTAACGAGTCATCGTACATTGAAGCGCATAGATAGCTATGGTTGGCTAGAAGCCGAAGATCAAGTTGCACAGGAAGAACCGCTTGAGATCAAATTTAGAATAGGCAGCGACAAAGAGAAGAGTGCTGGTATTGTTATGAGAACGCCAGTACACGATGATTGGCTTGCAGTGGGATTCCTATACAGTGAAGGCATACTTCATGATAGGCGATGGATAAATGGCATAGAAGGTGTATCAATAGAGGGAAAAGCTCAAGATAATATAGTAACTGTAAACATAGATCCTAGAAACGGTTCTTTTGATCCTGATTACAGGGAGAGATTTGTAAATTCATCATGCGGCATATGTGGCAAGTCAACTATAAACGGCATCTTCCTCAGGATGGGAAAGATTAAAAGAGACAACATCAAAATCGATCCTGGCGTCATAGTTTCACTGCCTGTAATAATGAAGGGCATGCAGCAATTGTTTTCGAAGACAGGCGGCATACATGCTGCAGCACTTTTTTCAGCAGACGGGAAACCTATCGTAACTGCAGAAGACATTGGCAGGCATAATGCAGTGGATAAAGTCGTCGGTTTTTCATTGATCGAAGGGATCGACACATCTACCTTAATTCTACAGGTCAGCGGGCGTGCAGGTTTTGAGATAGTGGAAAAAGCAGCTATTGCAGGTATACCAGTTATATGCTCGGTTTCAGCTCCTTCGAGTCTCGCAATAGAAGTGTGTGAATCGCTTGGCCTTACCCTTATATGCTTTGTGAGGGGAAGTAGTTTCAATGTCTATACCCACGCTGAAAGGATAATGATTTGA
- a CDS encoding zinc ribbon domain-containing protein, with protein MKVEQCPQCGTIIPAGSDVCPICGYTLKKKTTDNSWRGIFASIFARRRILTMVLVFIFEIALMFVITAIPMSFSQAKAIAGQTEPSLQAVRSLPILSRSVSIFSHNYEIASIEIVPVIGQIFFVISTYSTAIVLDALAIGQGVPGPIALFTLLLLPYSWLELPSYAIAATEGGFLIASIFRKQFRVEIKRAVIVWLLVGIELLTAGIFESWTIYLETSSNPFAIFITWIPYVIILAIFITVVRSFLKRYESSKSRERQQY; from the coding sequence ATGAAAGTTGAACAGTGCCCACAGTGCGGTACAATCATACCGGCTGGCAGTGATGTCTGCCCTATATGCGGCTACACGCTTAAGAAGAAAACGACTGATAATAGCTGGAGAGGCATCTTTGCTTCAATATTTGCACGGAGAAGGATACTTACCATGGTATTAGTATTCATATTCGAAATTGCCTTAATGTTCGTTATTACCGCTATTCCGATGTCTTTTAGCCAAGCGAAAGCTATTGCTGGGCAGACCGAACCAAGCCTTCAAGCGGTAAGAAGCCTTCCAATACTATCAAGATCGGTATCCATATTTTCCCACAACTACGAGATAGCAAGCATAGAAATCGTACCTGTTATAGGGCAGATTTTTTTCGTTATTTCAACTTATAGCACAGCAATAGTGTTAGATGCGCTTGCAATAGGCCAGGGCGTACCTGGTCCCATTGCTCTTTTTACACTTCTCCTCCTGCCGTATTCGTGGCTTGAACTGCCTTCCTACGCTATAGCGGCAACGGAAGGGGGGTTTTTAATAGCATCTATATTTAGAAAACAGTTCAGGGTAGAGATAAAGAGAGCCGTTATCGTATGGCTCCTAGTCGGAATAGAACTTTTAACTGCAGGCATATTTGAGTCATGGACAATATATCTAGAGACATCAAGTAATCCATTCGCGATCTTCATCACGTGGATACCGTACGTCATAATACTTGCTATTTTCATAACAGTCGTAAGGTCTTTCTTAAAAAGATATGAAAGTAGCAAAAGTAGAGAGCGCCAACAATACTAA
- a CDS encoding DUF1641 domain-containing protein, whose product MIKAIMEHKADVVGVATEEIYKEKNQNFLRNILTIYTLLSSIDSERLRKFMENAAKSIESADKLKAEGSLSLLKIGSQLKDPDVSAGVRVLLSVAKGFTKDEEK is encoded by the coding sequence ATGATCAAGGCCATTATGGAACATAAAGCAGACGTTGTAGGGGTTGCAACGGAAGAGATTTATAAGGAAAAAAACCAGAATTTTTTAAGAAATATACTCACAATTTACACACTTTTGAGCTCAATTGATTCTGAGAGGCTGAGAAAATTCATGGAAAATGCAGCTAAATCCATAGAAAGCGCGGATAAGCTGAAAGCGGAGGGATCATTGAGCCTATTGAAGATAGGATCACAGCTAAAAGATCCGGATGTAAGTGCAGGTGTAAGGGTCTTGCTCTCAGTTGCAAAAGGGTTTACAAAGGATGAAGAAAAGTGA
- a CDS encoding thermopsin: MVISLITVTPFQTQDSHDYRHSAMPASPNIGYVNSTIRTPVETNYSILTASKSMHYFYPPNSEIGKMYHYDGIITPTKIASPSPMGLSDIGLYNNSGHLSAYNVTSSSVMGEITLNSSNEYYLDDDMPNSFSIQLNAVLNNVTLHGTPKYVFWTQNVVVYSVRTHELTFIDNVWNFSSRSSFALPLSTLEGKGKIVSNKYYYYVGPTLNISFPFTLKLYLNYSFANGNDLVYFNYSILNPSYSKSGSYDMVTFNSNSSESGAYYFVSGYVTSPSGLLNDAELVIGGPGGGSNANFYSINGTMSLYLFNETAHAYEPVKSAYDYGFDTGETSYGVNVGWSNHTAKLTGGPSLLYGMWNVSASERIIKIEAPSGSFVFISPGSEFNNTSAVWAPLNGINTTFYAASGSYSAAVLKNYYKQTFYNDINPLTNASLLPDKYAGVYTPIMIFNNSQIAAYGAFGLGTASSPYAIYLNGSASISPLFGALNDYFFPVFAGVSIVNVTKHLIIYYNSPMSINYTGHPEYQLKAANLPLNNYLTLQVYGSSNISILNASLISGWFPSTMAGFIVGDLTVWNSTNVLVASNTFVPFSYFPGELQSAYFSSLLIYGAPDTLENDTIWGNTFPGPIIAGVNTTTGLFMDASGNLVYNNFFTEQDIAYSPNINIYTGKNATYHDYWSLSNKEPVNYTIYVNGIPLIGSIIGGGFEGGNYWGSPYITGPWNEQGYIESGYDYYPLNYFSYILFLHASGLPKGLSWQASINGVYYVSNTPYMNVSLYNDGNSSFSVYLPPGYIYSGENYIYAYKNNTYYNFTVNTGVLFSVTFNEEGLPGNSTWEVQVAGNIYASISRSITVLLPNGTYTYEIYGPYGYSPHNSYGYLNVSGSSSIISVKFTTSMYILTVSEHGLPKGTDWFIVVDGKVYYGNTSTIKILLPPGRYSIYADTIPGYSKTLSTNTIIINGKNLDVSVTYIQNRDIIFYYYIIASTAAGLIAGAAIGFYIRRKH; encoded by the coding sequence TTGGTAATATCTCTGATTACCGTTACGCCGTTTCAAACACAGGATTCGCATGATTACCGCCATTCAGCTATGCCTGCATCGCCTAACATTGGATATGTTAATAGTACTATACGAACACCGGTGGAAACAAATTATAGCATACTGACTGCAAGCAAATCTATGCACTACTTTTACCCTCCAAACAGTGAGATCGGGAAAATGTACCATTACGATGGAATCATTACACCTACCAAGATTGCTTCACCTTCGCCAATGGGTCTATCAGATATCGGTTTATACAACAACTCTGGCCACTTGTCTGCATACAATGTTACCTCATCAAGCGTAATGGGAGAAATCACTCTGAACTCATCTAATGAGTACTACCTTGACGATGATATGCCGAATAGCTTTAGTATACAGCTTAACGCTGTCCTGAACAATGTAACACTTCATGGAACGCCGAAATACGTATTTTGGACACAGAACGTTGTGGTTTATTCTGTCAGGACGCATGAATTAACATTTATTGACAACGTTTGGAATTTTTCAAGCAGGAGCAGTTTTGCACTTCCATTAAGTACTTTAGAGGGGAAAGGAAAAATTGTGTCAAACAAATATTATTACTATGTTGGCCCAACTCTGAATATATCTTTTCCGTTTACCCTGAAACTATACCTTAACTATTCATTTGCAAACGGGAACGACTTAGTATATTTCAACTACTCTATCCTGAACCCTAGTTATTCGAAGTCAGGATCATATGATATGGTTACCTTCAATTCTAATTCTTCAGAGAGCGGGGCCTACTACTTTGTCAGCGGTTACGTAACTTCTCCATCAGGGCTCCTTAATGATGCAGAACTGGTCATTGGCGGCCCAGGAGGCGGAAGTAATGCAAACTTCTACTCAATCAATGGAACTATGTCCCTATACTTGTTCAATGAAACTGCTCATGCTTATGAACCTGTAAAATCTGCGTATGATTATGGTTTTGATACCGGGGAAACTTCCTATGGCGTAAATGTTGGCTGGTCAAATCATACTGCAAAGCTCACTGGTGGACCAAGCCTTCTATATGGCATGTGGAATGTCTCAGCTTCAGAGAGGATAATTAAAATAGAAGCGCCTTCAGGATCCTTCGTATTTATTTCTCCCGGATCTGAATTCAATAATACTTCGGCTGTATGGGCGCCTTTAAATGGAATTAACACAACGTTTTATGCAGCTTCAGGTTCATATTCCGCTGCTGTGTTGAAAAATTACTATAAGCAGACTTTCTATAATGATATTAATCCCTTAACCAATGCATCATTACTGCCGGACAAATATGCTGGAGTATATACGCCTATAATGATCTTTAACAACAGCCAAATAGCAGCATATGGTGCTTTTGGGCTTGGGACTGCAAGCTCTCCATACGCCATATACTTAAATGGAAGCGCTAGCATTAGCCCACTGTTTGGTGCATTAAACGATTATTTCTTTCCTGTCTTCGCAGGCGTATCTATCGTAAATGTTACAAAGCATCTCATCATTTATTATAATTCCCCGATGTCCATTAATTATACCGGACATCCAGAATATCAACTCAAAGCCGCTAACCTGCCTCTTAACAACTACCTCACCCTCCAGGTATACGGTTCTTCAAACATATCTATACTGAACGCTAGCCTAATATCAGGCTGGTTCCCATCTACTATGGCCGGTTTCATCGTAGGGGACCTTACAGTTTGGAATTCTACCAATGTTCTTGTAGCGTCAAATACGTTCGTTCCGTTTTCGTATTTCCCTGGTGAGCTGCAGTCTGCATATTTTTCTTCACTTCTTATTTATGGAGCTCCGGATACTCTAGAGAATGATACCATATGGGGAAACACATTCCCTGGCCCGATCATCGCTGGAGTAAACACGACAACTGGTCTCTTTATGGACGCCTCCGGAAACTTGGTCTACAACAACTTTTTCACCGAACAAGACATTGCGTATTCTCCCAACATAAACATATACACCGGCAAGAACGCCACCTATCATGATTATTGGAGCCTTTCGAACAAGGAACCCGTGAATTATACGATTTACGTTAATGGAATACCATTAATAGGCAGCATAATAGGAGGTGGATTCGAAGGTGGCAATTACTGGGGCAGCCCTTATATTACGGGCCCATGGAATGAACAAGGATACATTGAATCAGGATACGATTACTATCCGTTGAATTACTTCAGCTATATTCTTTTTCTGCACGCATCCGGATTGCCAAAAGGCCTAAGTTGGCAGGCATCAATCAACGGTGTTTATTATGTGTCGAACACGCCGTATATGAACGTATCTCTCTACAACGATGGCAATAGCTCATTCTCAGTTTATTTGCCGCCAGGATATATCTACAGCGGCGAAAACTATATTTATGCTTACAAAAATAATACATACTACAACTTTACAGTAAATACGGGCGTATTGTTCTCCGTTACGTTCAATGAAGAGGGTCTTCCAGGTAATTCAACTTGGGAAGTACAAGTCGCAGGAAACATATACGCATCCATTTCGAGATCAATTACAGTTCTGCTTCCAAATGGTACGTATACCTATGAAATATACGGTCCGTATGGGTATTCCCCACATAACAGCTATGGCTATCTTAATGTATCAGGTTCTTCGTCGATCATTTCTGTGAAATTTACAACTAGTATGTACATTTTAACAGTATCTGAACACGGGCTTCCAAAAGGTACAGATTGGTTCATAGTGGTGGATGGTAAAGTCTACTACGGAAATACCTCTACCATTAAAATTCTCCTGCCACCAGGCAGGTATTCGATCTACGCAGATACAATACCTGGTTATTCCAAAACTCTATCAACAAATACTATTATAATAAATGGAAAAAACTTGGATGTGTCGGTCACATATATCCAGAACAGGGACATCATTTTCTATTACTATATTATAGCATCAACAGCTGCAGGGCTCATTGCAGGAGCGGCCATCGGTTTTTATATTAGAAGAAAACATTGA
- a CDS encoding DsrE family protein — MKIILSVDSEEKIPMSITAATHLSEMPETELVEVVYLNGGIAAVTEKNRIGPILKNKKVQVVACGTSMEARNIQKDELAPGVVYVPASLKEIIKRKQEGYMYLVL; from the coding sequence ATGAAAATAATTCTGTCCGTTGATTCGGAGGAAAAAATACCAATGTCCATAACGGCAGCTACTCATCTTTCGGAGATGCCTGAAACTGAACTAGTAGAAGTTGTTTATTTAAACGGAGGGATAGCTGCAGTTACCGAAAAGAATAGGATCGGGCCGATTTTGAAGAACAAGAAAGTACAGGTAGTGGCATGCGGCACCTCAATGGAAGCTAGAAACATACAAAAGGATGAGCTTGCCCCTGGCGTTGTATACGTACCAGCGAGCCTAAAAGAAATAATAAAAAGGAAACAGGAAGGTTATATGTACCTGGTCCTTTAA
- a CDS encoding helix-turn-helix domain-containing protein, with product MDEIEMDLENDLPFCKLSKDFPQVSFYRWCNSAIDYLEFYGNKEDLDSLEKYVPEIEKSLNTNSLYRSRSGGRLSVILSCRCNVSNSTIRKAEHHNLMWKAPVFYNGGHEKLSVISPRSEDFLGLFKDLEDVGKVRITKKIEVDPDLVRDIYSISLSDLFSDLTEKQLRYLVSAYHNGYFDVPKRTNIVELAKQFNISYSTLQEHLEKAVNKIMKGIEPYLTIALQMMGGKE from the coding sequence ATGGATGAGATCGAAATGGATCTTGAGAATGATCTTCCCTTTTGCAAGTTAAGCAAGGATTTTCCACAGGTTAGCTTCTATAGGTGGTGCAATTCAGCTATAGACTATCTAGAGTTTTATGGGAACAAAGAAGATCTTGACAGTTTAGAAAAGTACGTACCGGAGATAGAGAAAAGCCTTAACACAAACTCACTGTATCGATCAAGGTCTGGGGGTAGGCTCTCAGTGATACTGTCATGCAGATGCAATGTGTCAAACTCAACTATAAGAAAAGCCGAACACCATAACCTTATGTGGAAAGCGCCAGTCTTTTATAATGGGGGCCACGAGAAGCTATCCGTAATATCACCCAGGAGCGAGGATTTCCTTGGTTTATTTAAAGACCTAGAGGATGTTGGGAAAGTTCGGATCACTAAAAAGATTGAAGTTGACCCGGATCTGGTACGTGATATTTACTCTATATCGCTCTCTGATCTTTTTTCTGATCTCACTGAAAAGCAGTTGAGATATCTTGTCTCAGCTTACCACAACGGCTATTTCGATGTGCCAAAGAGGACTAACATAGTGGAGTTGGCGAAGCAGTTTAACATATCCTATTCTACCCTTCAGGAACATCTTGAAAAAGCTGTAAATAAGATAATGAAAGGTATCGAACCATACCTTACAATTGCACTTCAAATGATGGGAGGAAAAGAATAG